A region from the Oceanidesulfovibrio marinus genome encodes:
- a CDS encoding DEAD/DEAH box helicase — translation MFQLKTYQHEALKALETYLENARLSGDPKKAFEEFIAAHPTDTGQQSYLIRRGMDGVPYVCLRLPTGGGKTVLASHSIEVAARAYLEQEYPVVLWLVPTNTIREQTIEALKQNDHPYREAIDNAFDGRVSVFDIDEVTQIRPKDLEDKVSVIVGTLQTLRVKKTEERRIYAHNENFEPHFAKIPSGMPGLEKAEDGTIKFSFANILHYHRPLIIMDEAHKATTSLSAETVERINPSCVIEFTATPITGNVLYRVTPTELKAEEMVKLPFMLTEHENWRNAVNRAVTERRELEALATGDANYIRPIALIQAEPKDGEATVEVIKAHLMENENVAESSIAIATGNQRELDGINLYDKRCPIKYVITIQALKEGWDCPFAYVFCSAQRVRSAVDIEQLLGRVMRMPYAKRRQIEELNKAYAHVISPGFAEAAQEMHDKLINMGFEDEEALDNIYPMQGTFEGFEDTPLGRVLQEPPALVLEAEAMPDLSRVNSFDGDRLHIQEVDGKYQIRIAGDISQDQVEELVSAFPESEQPKTRRTIEIHRYKFQRELPPYEQGVGFAVPLLGVMVEGDLELASPDLCLELHGWDLLDYPAQFEGNEFVYNEESRTFEFDIKGNKVEYSLADETPIYQRGYLSDRWDEPRLVRWLDKELHKMGEGAEFRQEVMLEFIRRCVASLLNSGDFDILALVRAKFLLAKALFEKIRRYRQQAYARGFQATLLEGGATVETSFSFSFDFRNSPYPSAGESYRGAYRFKKHYYGNDRIRDLKDGSEEFHCAQAIDAAKEVKHWVRNLPWGKEFSFRLPTSTDFFYPDFVAELEDGRLLAVEYKGRHIQDTADTREKDNIGKLWEAKSGGRCLFLLGVNEDEAGRDIFAQIQAKLS, via the coding sequence ATGTTCCAGCTCAAGACGTACCAGCACGAAGCATTGAAGGCCCTGGAGACGTACTTAGAAAACGCCCGCCTTTCCGGCGATCCGAAAAAGGCGTTTGAAGAATTCATAGCGGCCCATCCAACAGACACGGGACAACAGAGCTACCTTATTCGGCGTGGCATGGACGGCGTGCCGTATGTGTGTCTGCGTTTGCCCACGGGTGGCGGCAAGACCGTACTTGCCTCGCATTCTATCGAGGTCGCTGCCAGGGCATATCTTGAGCAGGAATACCCGGTGGTGCTGTGGCTGGTCCCCACGAACACGATTCGCGAACAGACTATCGAAGCGCTCAAGCAGAATGACCACCCCTACCGTGAAGCGATAGACAATGCTTTTGATGGTCGCGTCTCTGTCTTCGATATTGATGAAGTAACGCAGATCAGACCCAAGGACCTGGAAGACAAAGTAAGCGTCATCGTCGGAACACTCCAGACTCTTCGTGTTAAAAAGACTGAAGAGAGGCGAATCTACGCCCACAACGAAAACTTCGAGCCACATTTCGCCAAAATTCCTTCGGGTATGCCAGGACTGGAGAAAGCGGAAGACGGCACCATAAAGTTTTCCTTCGCCAATATTCTGCACTATCATCGCCCGCTCATCATCATGGATGAGGCGCACAAAGCCACCACCTCCCTTTCCGCAGAGACTGTTGAACGCATCAACCCATCCTGCGTTATCGAGTTCACGGCTACGCCCATTACGGGCAATGTATTGTACCGAGTGACGCCTACCGAGTTGAAAGCGGAAGAAATGGTCAAGCTGCCCTTCATGCTGACCGAGCATGAGAACTGGCGCAACGCCGTGAACAGGGCGGTGACTGAGCGCCGGGAGCTGGAAGCACTCGCCACAGGAGATGCCAACTATATCCGGCCCATTGCCCTGATACAGGCGGAGCCCAAAGACGGTGAAGCAACCGTCGAAGTCATTAAAGCGCACCTCATGGAAAATGAGAATGTCGCAGAATCCTCAATCGCTATCGCCACAGGCAACCAACGCGAGTTGGACGGCATCAACCTGTACGACAAGCGTTGTCCGATCAAATACGTCATCACCATCCAGGCCCTAAAAGAAGGTTGGGATTGTCCTTTTGCGTATGTCTTCTGTTCAGCGCAGCGTGTCCGCTCCGCCGTGGACATCGAACAGTTGCTTGGCCGGGTCATGCGCATGCCCTACGCCAAGAGACGGCAGATCGAGGAATTGAACAAGGCGTATGCCCATGTCATTTCACCCGGATTTGCCGAAGCTGCTCAGGAAATGCATGACAAGCTCATCAACATGGGCTTTGAAGACGAAGAAGCGCTCGACAACATCTATCCGATGCAAGGAACCTTTGAGGGTTTTGAAGACACCCCTCTTGGAAGGGTCTTGCAGGAGCCGCCGGCCTTGGTGCTTGAAGCGGAAGCAATGCCCGACCTGAGCAGGGTGAACAGTTTTGACGGGGATCGGCTCCACATCCAAGAAGTTGATGGCAAGTATCAAATACGAATTGCCGGGGATATCTCCCAAGACCAGGTTGAAGAACTCGTAAGCGCGTTTCCCGAATCGGAGCAACCAAAGACCCGCAGAACCATCGAAATCCATCGTTACAAGTTTCAACGGGAACTGCCCCCGTATGAACAAGGGGTGGGATTCGCCGTGCCGCTTTTGGGCGTCATGGTCGAAGGCGATCTGGAGCTAGCAAGCCCGGATTTGTGTTTGGAACTGCACGGCTGGGATTTGCTCGACTATCCTGCCCAATTCGAAGGCAATGAGTTCGTTTACAACGAAGAATCCAGGACGTTTGAATTCGATATCAAGGGCAACAAGGTCGAGTATTCGCTTGCGGATGAAACACCGATTTATCAACGCGGCTACCTGAGCGACAGGTGGGACGAACCGCGCCTTGTGCGTTGGCTGGACAAAGAGCTTCACAAAATGGGCGAGGGAGCCGAGTTCCGCCAGGAAGTCATGCTCGAATTCATACGCCGTTGCGTGGCTTCTCTACTAAACTCAGGCGACTTTGATATTCTTGCGCTGGTCCGGGCGAAGTTCCTTCTTGCAAAAGCTCTCTTCGAGAAGATTCGCCGGTATCGGCAACAGGCATACGCGAGGGGATTTCAGGCCACCTTGCTTGAGGGTGGGGCAACGGTCGAAACGAGCTTTTCATTCAGCTTTGATTTCAGGAATAGCCCCTATCCTTCTGCTGGCGAGTCCTATCGAGGGGCATACAGATTCAAGAAGCATTATTACGGGAATGATCGTATCCGGGACCTGAAGGACGGCTCTGAGGAATTCCACTGTGCCCAAGCCATCGACGCCGCAAAAGAGGTCAAGCATTGGGTCCGGAACCTGCCTTGGGGCAAAGAGTTTTCTTTCAGGCTGCCGACCTCAACAGATTTTTTCTATCCGGACTTTGTTGCCGAGCTTGAAGACGGACGGCTCTTAGCGGTGGAGTACAAAGGCAGGCATATCCAGGACACTGCCGACACTCGCGAAAAGGACAACATCGGCAAGCTCTGGGAAGCCAAGAGCGGCGGACGATGCCTTTTCCTGCTTGGGGTGAATGAAGATGAAGCGGGGCGAGATATTTTCGCTCAGATTCAAGCGAAGTTGAGTTGA
- a CDS encoding Fic family protein yields MKTHSSGDCQENLNIALDSTGEAALMTMPPVYYHLGEFPPKEIDWRRLTPLIGPANASLARYDGLLSAIPNAHILLSPLTTQEAVLSSKIEGTHVTIGEVLEIEAGRQSESITQPRRDDAEEVLNYRKAMMACTHELRERPLSQQILRAAHHILMQGVRGRDKSPGNYRTDQNWIGPKGCSIEEASFIPVAPEHLQSSMDEWERYLSSTDELDILVQLAILHVEFEAIHPFKDGNGRLGRMLIPLFLYQRKLLASPDFYMSAYLEANREDYQEKLRAVSRENDWTEWCIFFLRGIREQAGENERKAREVLALYERVKHQVVDLTHSQHSIRAVDFIFDSPIFSTTSFIQSSGIPKPTANRILTLLRGENILLQIQAGSGRRPAIYAFRDLLNVAEGHNVF; encoded by the coding sequence ATGAAGACTCATTCTTCTGGGGATTGCCAGGAAAATCTAAATATTGCGCTGGACTCAACTGGAGAAGCAGCACTGATGACAATGCCACCAGTTTATTATCATCTTGGCGAATTCCCTCCAAAAGAAATTGATTGGCGCAGGCTTACACCTCTGATTGGGCCTGCCAATGCAAGCTTAGCCCGCTATGATGGGTTGTTGTCTGCAATTCCCAATGCCCATATATTGCTCTCTCCTCTCACTACCCAGGAAGCGGTACTCTCTTCTAAGATTGAGGGAACACATGTTACAATTGGAGAAGTTCTAGAGATTGAAGCAGGTAGGCAGTCAGAATCTATAACCCAGCCGCGTCGTGATGACGCTGAGGAGGTGTTGAACTACCGCAAGGCCATGATGGCTTGTACGCATGAATTGAGAGAACGACCTCTTTCACAACAGATTTTAAGGGCAGCTCACCATATACTTATGCAAGGAGTGAGGGGGAGAGATAAATCTCCTGGAAATTATAGAACTGACCAAAATTGGATTGGTCCCAAAGGCTGCTCAATTGAAGAAGCCAGCTTTATTCCTGTTGCTCCTGAACACCTTCAGTCCAGCATGGATGAGTGGGAGCGTTATTTGAGCAGTACTGATGAGCTGGATATTCTGGTTCAGTTAGCTATTCTTCATGTGGAGTTTGAGGCGATTCATCCATTTAAAGATGGAAATGGCCGTTTGGGGCGGATGCTGATTCCGTTGTTCCTTTATCAACGTAAGCTTCTCGCGAGCCCTGATTTTTATATGAGTGCCTATCTGGAGGCAAACCGCGAAGATTATCAAGAAAAACTCAGAGCAGTCTCTCGGGAAAACGACTGGACGGAGTGGTGCATTTTTTTCCTGCGTGGAATTCGTGAACAAGCCGGTGAGAACGAACGAAAAGCCCGTGAAGTCCTCGCTCTCTATGAACGTGTAAAGCACCAGGTAGTCGATCTAACACACTCCCAGCATTCTATTCGGGCTGTGGATTTCATATTTGATAGCCCCATTTTTTCAACGACATCATTCATTCAAAGCTCAGGTATTCCAAAGCCGACGGCCAACCGTATTTTGACCCTTCTTCGAGGTGAAAACATTCTGCTTCAGATTCAAGCAGGGAGCGGGCGGCGTCCGGCTATCTATGCCTTTCGAGACCTACTGAACGTTGCGGAAGGGCATAATGTCTTCTGA
- a CDS encoding ferredoxin reductase family protein yields MRNSVLPVIAYAALALVPLAVVTVFGSLGGYADYIYELGRSFALIVFAVLLLQPVLAGRFREITEPYGLDMVVNFHKYMGVTALCLIIAHPLLLALGGRGLKLLTSLSVPWEIWLGKAALLLLLIQAGASLFRKRLGLDFERWRRLHDILAPTILVLAAVHSYFIGGDLKYVPGMRELWVVALLGSAGVFVYHRFIRPKRLPRYTVRSVEPAAQNVWTVTLAPPDGRSPRYEPGQFHFLTFRSDHVPEEEHHFTISSSPTEAAIIASTIKESGDFTRHVGSIAPGDTARVHGPFGRYSYVFEDAEVPLVFIAGGIGITPLRAMLRHMADTGADRRVALLYACKTEADIVFRAELDALVEGDRPRLDVTYVLSRPDEGWSGSRGHIDTALIRECCAGMLDEAVFFVCGPEGMAKAVLGSLTELGVPMSRIRREEFLLLD; encoded by the coding sequence ATGAGAAATAGTGTGCTGCCGGTCATTGCCTACGCCGCGCTCGCCCTTGTCCCGCTTGCCGTGGTCACGGTGTTTGGATCTCTGGGCGGCTATGCCGACTACATCTACGAGCTTGGCCGGTCCTTCGCGCTCATCGTCTTCGCCGTGCTCTTGCTCCAGCCTGTCCTTGCCGGCCGGTTCCGGGAGATAACAGAGCCGTACGGCCTGGATATGGTTGTGAATTTCCACAAGTATATGGGCGTGACGGCTCTCTGTCTGATCATCGCCCACCCCCTGCTCCTGGCCTTGGGCGGGCGCGGGCTCAAGCTGCTCACGTCCCTCAGCGTGCCGTGGGAGATCTGGCTGGGCAAGGCAGCGCTCCTGCTGCTCCTGATCCAGGCCGGGGCCTCGCTCTTCCGCAAGCGTCTTGGCCTCGATTTCGAGCGCTGGCGACGCCTGCACGACATCCTGGCTCCCACGATCCTGGTGCTCGCCGCGGTGCACAGCTACTTCATCGGCGGCGACCTCAAGTATGTGCCGGGCATGCGCGAGCTGTGGGTGGTGGCGCTGCTGGGCTCGGCCGGGGTGTTCGTTTACCACCGGTTCATCAGGCCCAAAAGGCTGCCGCGCTACACTGTGCGCTCCGTGGAGCCGGCGGCGCAGAATGTCTGGACCGTGACTCTGGCGCCGCCGGATGGTCGCTCGCCCCGCTACGAACCGGGCCAGTTCCATTTTCTTACCTTCCGCAGCGACCACGTTCCCGAAGAGGAGCACCACTTCACCATCTCCTCCAGCCCCACGGAGGCGGCGATCATCGCCTCCACCATCAAGGAGTCCGGGGACTTCACCCGCCATGTGGGCTCCATCGCCCCCGGCGATACCGCCCGCGTGCATGGGCCCTTCGGCAGGTACTCCTACGTGTTTGAGGACGCGGAGGTTCCCCTGGTGTTCATAGCCGGCGGCATCGGTATCACGCCGCTGCGCGCCATGCTCCGCCATATGGCCGATACAGGCGCGGACCGCCGGGTGGCGTTGCTCTACGCCTGCAAGACCGAGGCGGACATCGTGTTCCGCGCGGAGCTGGACGCCCTGGTCGAGGGCGACAGGCCGCGGCTGGACGTGACCTACGTGCTGAGCAGGCCGGACGAGGGCTGGAGCGGCTCCCGCGGACACATAGACACGGCGCTTATCCGCGAGTGTTGCGCCGGCATGCTGGATGAGGCGGTGTTTTTCGTCTGCGGTCCGGAGGGCATGGCCAAGGCAGTGCTCGGTTCGCTGACCGAGCTCGGCGTGCCCATGAGCCGCATCCGCCGCGAAGAGTTTCTGCTGCTGGATTGA
- a CDS encoding TraR/DksA family transcriptional regulator has translation MTLNASDLKELQDDLEERRTMLLNQRQTLAERRQELHVEQAEPEEMARNEDERRALSSMQDRMDDEFVLVDEALQRIANGSYGHCLDCGKEISQDRLRAKPWAQYCRRHVEAHEGEPGTEAEEGEGVTLPDEFVGLDDAAIALRVVDALNYDGRVSMDSLDVEFTGGRLRLSGMLPGHDAHEALRNVVREELGFEDYVDDTRVERPLNPPRRTNRTIPERETEEEELFQGEEIETDPDAADEEGEVLDPSDTFHSEE, from the coding sequence ATGACTTTGAACGCAAGTGATTTGAAAGAGTTGCAGGATGATCTGGAAGAGCGGCGCACCATGCTCCTGAACCAGAGGCAGACGCTGGCGGAACGCCGGCAGGAACTCCACGTCGAGCAGGCCGAGCCCGAGGAGATGGCCCGCAACGAAGACGAACGCCGCGCCCTTTCTTCCATGCAGGACCGCATGGACGACGAGTTCGTGCTGGTGGACGAAGCCCTGCAGCGCATTGCCAACGGCAGCTATGGACATTGCCTGGACTGCGGCAAAGAGATTTCCCAGGATCGCCTGCGCGCCAAGCCCTGGGCGCAGTACTGCCGCAGGCATGTCGAAGCACACGAGGGGGAGCCCGGAACCGAGGCCGAGGAAGGCGAAGGCGTGACCCTTCCGGACGAGTTCGTCGGGCTGGACGACGCGGCCATAGCTCTGCGGGTGGTGGATGCGCTTAACTACGACGGACGCGTGTCCATGGACTCATTGGACGTGGAGTTCACCGGCGGCCGTCTCCGGCTCAGCGGCATGCTGCCCGGCCACGATGCGCACGAGGCCCTGCGCAACGTGGTGCGCGAGGAGCTCGGGTTCGAGGACTATGTGGACGACACCCGCGTGGAACGTCCGCTCAATCCGCCGAGAAGAACGAACCGTACAATCCCGGAGCGCGAGACCGAGGAGGAAGAGCTGTTCCAGGGTGAGGAGATAGAGACCGATCCGGACGCGGCCGACGAAGAGGGCGAGGTCCTCGACCCGTCGGATACGTTCCACTCCGAGGAGTGA
- a CDS encoding cytochrome P460 family protein — MRTFYSALAAIVFGLVFWLGPAGLDASDMPPADGPALYNYLTKQDPYEQWELWPGTHAMQEGSRAHGEFVNIYVNKLALESIQAGQMPVQEGSIVLKENFDPSKTLTAVTLMYKKAGFDPDNGDWFYLSYAPDGTIQAEGKVGDCMDCHARVANKDWLFSWK; from the coding sequence ATGCGTACGTTTTATTCCGCACTCGCCGCCATCGTGTTCGGCCTGGTGTTCTGGCTGGGCCCGGCTGGGCTGGACGCATCCGACATGCCACCGGCGGATGGGCCCGCTCTTTACAACTATCTGACCAAGCAGGACCCCTACGAACAGTGGGAGCTGTGGCCGGGAACGCACGCCATGCAGGAAGGCTCCCGCGCCCATGGCGAGTTCGTGAACATCTACGTGAACAAGCTGGCCCTGGAGTCCATCCAGGCCGGGCAGATGCCAGTCCAGGAAGGCTCCATCGTGCTCAAAGAGAACTTCGACCCGTCCAAAACCCTGACGGCGGTGACCCTGATGTACAAAAAGGCGGGCTTTGATCCGGACAACGGTGACTGGTTCTACCTGTCCTACGCGCCGGATGGAACTATCCAGGCCGAGGGCAAGGTAGGCGACTGCATGGACTGTCACGCTCGGGTTGCGAACAAGGACTGGCTGTTCAGCTGGAAGTAA
- a CDS encoding DUF3987 domain-containing protein, with translation MQKERIGNGLMRATLTYASKDWPVFPANPQNKRPFTSNGFKGATTDPDTIRTWWQRWPNALIGAPTGEVMGCWVLDVDALGNGHKADGLAALAWLEKENAPLQTGLEQRTGGGGRQLFFAWDASRPIRNSRGNLPAGIDVRGDGGYVILPPSGHPSGGRYEWLSQGGPASAPAWLLDIIDPPRSKHGIVVMDSSATDETTPYGKQALEAEAGKVARAVEGERDNVLNTAAFRIGQLVAGNEIDQQEAEDELTRAGLRCGLSEREVRNKFTRPGGDSPFECGMREPRTAPAGGTPYKPSPTVGVDDKTDDQGYQHKRIVPPPAPFPVEVFPPAIRAVIEQAERAFGVPSSIPSAAMLMLSAACIGRTRGILIKQSWCEYANLFMALVARSGMGKSPCVNAFFRSIHRVEKRLQAEYDEAMAQYWADKTAYDQAPKKERGQPPEEPQRKHLYVDDATIEAVADALLMSGSRGVLWYRDELAGMLKDFDKYGTGDKGGTMTRLLSAYDSSSWKLTRKTNKQTIYIPQATVSLFGGIQDGVLPHIFTDLDAVSGFLPRILFVRAEQDAPPLWTEEGFEDIHRQTIDQITERLLSYEMTDEPSEKARIIGVAGDAKKAFIAWHDKLAYEQWLSDADHKEALPKLRGQALRLALNLHCLWAAAEDGNELEPVQLDTMNRALTLAEWFKGELASVWAIIRQSQGVTTASPLDKRVAAAIITLKAEVAGGMLPTARITEAVNDGMDKRYQVDPRAVGKAYSKLGLHSQHLPDKKGRGVVLTPDDIERLEGLLPKQTSETSHMSQSQQQRGTSTGTCGLTDVQHVQPKDGPRTFRTCEHEDVQTKNTHGARDTDISDVSDVSPRDLEHKHDVLSRLMETEDAALWDGPAEVEI, from the coding sequence ATGCAGAAGGAACGCATCGGAAATGGCTTGATGCGTGCCACCCTCACATATGCTTCCAAGGATTGGCCGGTATTTCCGGCCAATCCGCAGAACAAGAGGCCATTCACATCTAACGGCTTCAAGGGTGCGACAACGGACCCGGATACGATCCGCACATGGTGGCAGCGGTGGCCGAATGCCTTGATAGGTGCTCCAACCGGCGAGGTCATGGGGTGCTGGGTCTTGGATGTGGATGCACTCGGCAACGGCCACAAGGCGGATGGCCTAGCCGCCCTGGCATGGCTCGAAAAAGAGAACGCCCCCTTACAAACCGGACTCGAACAGCGTACCGGCGGCGGTGGCCGGCAACTCTTCTTCGCCTGGGATGCATCACGACCAATCCGCAATTCGCGGGGCAACCTTCCTGCCGGAATCGATGTGCGAGGGGATGGCGGATACGTCATCCTTCCACCTTCCGGACATCCCTCCGGTGGCCGGTACGAATGGCTCTCTCAAGGAGGACCCGCTAGCGCTCCGGCTTGGTTGCTCGACATTATTGACCCGCCACGCAGCAAGCACGGAATCGTGGTCATGGATTCGAGCGCAACGGACGAGACCACGCCATACGGCAAGCAGGCGCTCGAAGCCGAAGCGGGCAAGGTGGCTCGCGCCGTGGAAGGTGAACGCGATAACGTGTTGAACACTGCCGCATTCCGCATCGGGCAGCTTGTGGCCGGAAACGAAATAGACCAACAGGAGGCAGAAGACGAACTCACCCGCGCCGGGCTCCGGTGTGGACTCTCTGAACGCGAAGTACGGAACAAGTTCACCCGCCCCGGCGGAGACTCGCCTTTTGAATGTGGGATGCGCGAACCACGAACTGCGCCGGCAGGTGGAACGCCTTACAAGCCAAGTCCAACCGTTGGAGTAGACGACAAAACAGATGACCAGGGCTACCAACACAAGCGTATAGTCCCCCCGCCTGCCCCTTTCCCTGTTGAAGTATTCCCGCCTGCGATTCGCGCCGTCATCGAACAAGCTGAACGCGCCTTTGGTGTACCCTCAAGCATCCCGAGTGCGGCAATGCTTATGCTATCTGCGGCCTGTATTGGTCGCACACGGGGAATTCTCATCAAGCAAAGCTGGTGCGAGTACGCAAACCTGTTCATGGCTCTTGTGGCTCGCTCCGGCATGGGCAAATCGCCATGCGTCAATGCCTTCTTCCGATCCATCCACCGGGTGGAAAAGCGGCTACAGGCCGAATACGATGAAGCCATGGCGCAATATTGGGCCGATAAGACGGCGTATGACCAAGCCCCAAAGAAAGAACGCGGTCAACCCCCTGAAGAACCGCAGCGCAAACACCTGTATGTTGATGATGCGACCATCGAGGCCGTTGCCGATGCCCTTCTGATGAGCGGTAGCCGTGGCGTGTTGTGGTATCGTGATGAGTTGGCCGGAATGCTCAAGGACTTCGACAAGTACGGTACTGGCGACAAAGGCGGCACAATGACCCGGCTGCTATCCGCATACGATTCAAGCTCCTGGAAGCTCACCAGAAAGACAAACAAGCAGACGATCTACATACCACAAGCCACGGTGAGCTTGTTTGGTGGGATTCAGGACGGTGTGTTGCCGCATATCTTCACCGACCTGGACGCCGTTTCCGGCTTCCTGCCGCGCATTCTCTTTGTCCGCGCTGAACAGGATGCACCGCCGCTATGGACGGAAGAAGGCTTTGAAGACATCCACCGCCAAACCATAGACCAGATTACCGAGCGGCTGTTGTCCTATGAAATGACAGACGAGCCAAGCGAGAAAGCCCGAATTATTGGCGTGGCTGGCGATGCAAAAAAAGCCTTCATTGCTTGGCATGACAAGCTCGCCTATGAACAATGGCTTAGCGATGCTGACCACAAGGAGGCATTGCCAAAGCTCAGAGGGCAGGCCCTTCGATTGGCTCTCAACCTCCACTGCCTATGGGCTGCTGCCGAAGATGGCAACGAATTGGAGCCTGTGCAACTCGACACAATGAATCGGGCTCTTACCTTGGCGGAATGGTTCAAGGGCGAGTTGGCCAGCGTATGGGCGATTATTCGACAATCACAAGGTGTAACAACTGCCTCGCCTTTAGATAAGCGAGTTGCCGCTGCAATCATCACGCTCAAGGCTGAAGTGGCCGGCGGAATGCTGCCTACGGCTCGAATCACTGAGGCGGTGAATGACGGCATGGACAAACGCTACCAAGTAGACCCGCGTGCAGTGGGCAAGGCGTACTCAAAGCTAGGGCTTCACTCGCAGCATCTACCCGACAAGAAAGGCCGTGGTGTGGTTCTCACCCCGGACGACATCGAGCGCCTTGAAGGATTACTCCCTAAGCAGACGTCCGAAACGTCCCACATGTCCCAGAGCCAGCAACAGCGCGGCACCTCAACCGGGACATGTGGATTAACGGACGTCCAACATGTCCAGCCCAAAGACGGCCCCCGGACGTTTCGGACATGTGAGCATGAAGACGTCCAGACCAAAAACACCCATGGCGCAAGGGATACGGACATATCGGACGTGTCGGACGTTTCTCCACGCGATTTAGAACACAAGCATGATGTCTTGAGCCGCCTTATGGAAACGGAGGACGCAGCACTTTGGGATGGCCCCGCAGAGGTGGAGATATGA
- a CDS encoding site-specific DNA-methyltransferase, which produces MPTLHWLTREKDLAASAQAPYRLLEAVETYGDDPHTENMLIQGDNLDGLKALLPFYAGKVKCVYVDPPFNTGQAFEHYDDNIEHSIWLGMMYARFELIRDLLSVSGTLVVHLDDEELAYCTIILDEIFGRVNRINLCTFRQGAAVGHKSINPGVVTVTNYLLIYAKDKLSSWVPNKVYTKRDRDKRYSSYIENYDANYKDWKLIPLSQALAKELGIKKSNLKKELGDNYEEVTNNFVMKNAHRVVQSVSPAYNSVGQGTRNIIDLSKQHPETLFLQSREGYSDIYLKDGKRWLFYKSKLKEIDGELVSGEPLTNLWDDLLSNNLHNEGGVKFPKGKKPESLIQRVLSLFTEPGEVVLDSFLGSGTTAAVAHKMNRKYIGIENGEHAASLCIPRLQRVIEGEQGGISKAVNWQGGGSFRFYRLGEPVFDEAGRINPAIRFPALAAHIWFCEVRSPYTGTPDSPLLGIHDGVAYYLLFNGILGDKTIDGGNVLTTPILKNLPEHDGPKVIYGEGCRFGEARLKKERITFKHIPYDIKAR; this is translated from the coding sequence ATGCCCACGCTCCATTGGTTGACACGCGAAAAGGACCTGGCTGCTTCCGCCCAAGCGCCCTACCGGCTACTTGAGGCGGTCGAGACATACGGCGATGATCCGCATACCGAGAACATGTTGATCCAGGGGGATAACCTGGACGGCTTGAAAGCGCTCTTGCCCTTTTATGCAGGTAAGGTGAAGTGCGTATATGTTGACCCCCCATTTAATACTGGCCAGGCATTTGAACACTATGACGACAACATAGAGCACTCAATTTGGCTAGGAATGATGTACGCAAGATTTGAGCTAATCAGGGACTTACTCTCCGTGTCTGGAACATTAGTAGTCCACCTAGATGATGAAGAATTAGCATATTGTACTATTATATTAGACGAAATATTTGGCAGAGTAAACAGAATCAACCTTTGTACTTTTAGGCAGGGAGCTGCCGTCGGCCATAAATCCATCAACCCTGGGGTCGTGACTGTAACCAACTATCTACTTATATATGCCAAGGACAAATTAAGCTCCTGGGTTCCTAACAAGGTTTACACCAAAAGGGATAGAGACAAGCGCTATTCATCCTACATAGAAAACTATGATGCTAACTATAAGGATTGGAAGCTAATTCCCCTTTCTCAGGCTTTAGCGAAAGAGCTTGGCATCAAAAAATCTAACTTAAAAAAAGAGCTTGGTGATAACTATGAAGAAGTAACAAACAATTTTGTTATGAAAAATGCACATCGCGTTGTTCAGTCTGTTTCTCCAGCTTATAACAGCGTCGGTCAAGGGACACGCAATATAATAGATTTATCAAAACAGCATCCTGAAACACTTTTCCTCCAATCCCGTGAAGGTTATTCGGACATTTACCTTAAGGATGGGAAAAGATGGCTTTTTTATAAAAGCAAATTAAAAGAGATTGATGGGGAATTAGTGTCAGGAGAACCATTAACAAACTTATGGGACGATCTACTATCAAACAATTTGCACAATGAAGGCGGAGTCAAGTTTCCCAAAGGGAAAAAGCCTGAATCCTTAATACAGAGAGTCTTAAGTCTTTTTACTGAGCCAGGAGAAGTAGTTCTAGATTCGTTTCTTGGTTCTGGAACGACTGCTGCTGTTGCCCACAAAATGAATCGAAAGTACATTGGTATTGAAAACGGTGAACATGCTGCGAGTTTATGCATTCCTCGTTTGCAACGTGTAATTGAAGGCGAACAGGGGGGTATTTCGAAGGCCGTCAACTGGCAAGGCGGGGGATCGTTCCGCTTCTACCGCTTGGGCGAGCCGGTCTTTGACGAAGCCGGGCGAATCAATCCCGCAATCCGTTTCCCTGCCCTGGCTGCTCATATCTGGTTCTGCGAGGTCAGAAGCCCTTACACTGGCACGCCGGATTCTCCGCTTCTGGGCATCCATGACGGCGTAGCCTATTACCTACTGTTCAATGGCATCCTCGGAGACAAGACAATTGACGGCGGCAACGTGCTGACCACGCCCATTTTGAAGAACTTGCCGGAACACGATGGCCCGAAAGTCATCTACGGCGAAGGCTGCCGGTTTGGCGAAGCACGGCTCAAGAAAGAGCGCATTACGTTCAAGCATATTCCATACGACATCAAGGCCCGGTAG